The DNA window TGTTGAGTCAGCCAAAACCAGTGCGCCGGAGCCTCTAGATATGCCGAAGGGCAAAATAGAcctcaaagatcaagaagaaacgAAATCAATCCCACTAGAGAATGCGGTACCGGATAGAAAATTCACTATCAGAGGCAACCTTTCGAATGAAGAAGAGGCAGAACTCATAGAGACTCTAGCCAAGAACAAAGATGTCTTCACCTGGTCAGCCTTCGACTCGCAAGGAGTCAAAAGAGATATTATACAACACTCACTTGACATCAACCCTAAAATGAAGCCAAAAAAGCAGCGGCAGAGGAAAATGTCAGAAGACAGGATCCGAGCGGCGAAGGCAGAAGTGCAAAGATTGCAAGATGCAAATGTCATCAGAGAAGTCAAGTACTCGGAGTGGATGGCAAATGTAGTCCTGATGTCGGATTATTTAGCTCCAGCAATGGCTAGCAACGTGATCGCATAGATAgatcagatggtagcacatgaAACACatggatttatactagtttagggcGCGGTAGTATGCTAaaccctactctagtggtgcGGCTACTCTTCTTGTATTCTTATGCTCGGTTACAGgggctgttgctcctagctatgagGTAGATTGGAATGGCGGATGGTGTCGTGGAGGACGTGACGATCGTGGGGTCCTTACCCCTCTTTATATAggcagaggggtagggttatagtgGGGGCGATCGGTGGTATAAATTGGATTTTGAGTTTCTTACAACAGTCAATTATATCCAACCATGGTTACGATGGCGGTAGATATCTTCGATACATCATGATCTCTGAGTTGGTAGTTGTGCCTAGTCCTTGCGGGCTTCCCCCTCAGTCGTGGTTGATGGGCCAAATATATGACCGGTGAGGGTACCCTAGGCCCATATCTCTGACAGTAGCCCTCGCAAAATTTTAATGACGGGCTCGTAGAGCTATACAATCCATCGGGTGCTGAAGGTCTCTGTAGCTTTCGGGTACCATAGGTCCCGATGAGCATCTCTTGGGTGCCAAGATGTTTGAATACGACCAGAGTAGCCCCGAGTATCGGGACAACTGTGAGTTTCACACTTGCTGGCAGTAATGCCTTCCTGAGTCTCCCGCTCGTTTGAATGCATCGTTTGCGCATCATCGAATCCTGTGAAAGATAAAGATAGAGGTGCCTGGGACTCGAACCGTTTAGTTCCCCACGCTTTTACTTTGTGGAACTCTCCCGATGCCTAAGTCTGCCTTTAATGCCAACCACCAACTCCCCCACTACCATCTTCGGGGCGCTTATTTAAGTAGAGGGTAGGGAGGCCACTGAGTGTCACCCCTCCTTTCCTCCCCAAATCCCCTAGTCTTAGATGGAGTGCGAGAGTGGCAATTCAACCCATGTACCATGGTCCATGGCGTTCTTCGGTGGTCGCGCCGTCTCTGggagaaggctttcaagatcAGGTTCCATGGTGGCCTAGTGGTGGCTGCTCTCCTTAGGTGTTAGAGGAAGTTCTACGAAGATGGGGAGGAACAATACCATCGGTCGCCTGAGCCATCGAGGGCACGACGACTGGGCAGAATGTCCATGGGAAACCCTAGAGGGCAAAGGGCATCCTGCTGTTACTAGGAAACATTTTGCCCTATAGATCTAGACCTAGGAGCTCTTGTGTATCGATTTGGAGGCTTGAGGCCATCGGGTTGACGTTGTTTGCTCCTCCTCGACATCGCAGAAGATGGCATGGTCTGTCCTCCTCtcggggctcctcctcctcttggatTTTAGAGGAAGCTCCATAAGGTGGGACTCCCCGAGGCGTCTTCCAGTCATTGTCCCTACTCATGAAGATTCGAAAGCGAGGTGAAGGTCACCATGTGCCTTTGTCTGACTTCTACGCTTCACGAGGTGCCCATTGCTGGGTGCGTAGTCGATCCTTCACTAACAAGGCTATCATAACTGTAGCAATTTTTGATAGATTTTGGTTATTGCATATCTTGTAATGTAAGGTGTGACAGAGTTTAATCAGAAAAGAATGACTTTTATTGATTTTGAACACTGCTACCTGTGTCCTGATTAAATTGGGTGTTTTGACGATCTTCGTCCAGTCAAACCGGCCTTGCATTTTTACGGCCCCCTTCCTGACCTGATGGGTAGTTAGCATAACTACGGGTTATGTAGGTGACTCGATCTAAAATTTTACTCCAACCAAGTGCTGTCGTTTGTGGCTCTAGAAGCCAGTGGTCCCGAATGCTCAAGGATCACTTGGGTGAATAGCGAACACATAAACTTCTAGGGTTGTAGCGTATGCTATTCTTTCAAGTTAATAACGGATAGAATAGGTGGTTGCCTGCTATCTAGAAGTGGCAAGACAAAGCCTGACCATCTAGGGTACGCCATGAAACTCTTTTCTTAGATTCTAGGAACTCATACTTTGGTTGCAGCCATGGGCTGAATAGTTTTCTGGTTTCCCACAATGGGGCACACATCTGCTGAAACAACGTACTTTGAGCCTATTTGAACATTCAAGAGATTTATGTAGCCTTGAGGCCAGAGGTTTTAGGATCGGCTGGTGACCCTCCCGAACATCCCTCTCACTCAAGTGATGGCAGGGTTCGACTTTCACAGTTCTGGGTCGAAATCACCGACTGCGCCTGCCACTTTGGTGGGCTACGCTAGGCTTTGGTGGGGCCCAAATGTTGGTCCACCTGGTTTCACCATCAATTTTGGGccttgggcctagggtccatAAGGGTTTTGACTAGTATTAGCCGCCCTTCTATGTAGTCGAGGGTGGAGACTGTCCGTCCCTTTGCCACCACTGACAAAAGTAGTAGTGCTCACTCCTCTGCTTACCTTGACCTAGCAAACGTTGTCAGATCTAGATCTCGCTCTAGGCAATCACAGTGATGGCATCGAGAAAGACCCTGGCTAAGAAAACCAAAACCATTAGTTTAGTCGGTGAAGAAGATATGAGCTCAAAGAGCAAGGGGGATGGAGTCCTATCCCTAGTTTTCCATGGGAGGTATCGACGGCGATGAAGGAGGACATCAAGAATCTTGTGGTAGGGGGATTCTTGGCACTAGGGGAACTTTTGGGTTACCGGTGTGCCCTTGGCAAGGACGTACCCGCCCCTGATTCCAGCAAGATCGTAGTCTTCGTTGACTTCTTTCGTCATGGATTCGGGGTGCCCCTCCACTGGTTCGTCCGAGATCTCCTCTGATACCATGATGCACAAGTACATAACCTGACACCAAACGGGATCATGTTTCCAGTGATGTTCATTTCCTATTGTGAGGACTTTGTAGGGATTGAACCCCGCTGGGTGTTGTTCTGCCGTTGTGTTGATGTTCTTCCTCAGTCAGACCGAAAGGTCACTGGCAGCCTTTGGATCAAGGCGGCTGACAAATCTCCATTCTTTCACATCGATCCCCTTCCAATGTCCCAAATTGAGTGAAGAAGTGGATTTATGTTTACGACTGCTTAGCTCTAGCCTTTTCCCACAAGCTCCCCCCTCTCTACCAGTGGCAGAGAAAGAAGAAGTTCCTGAGTCTGAACTAGAAGAAGCAGACAAACTCAAGAGTGACCTACAAGATTATCATCGGAGGTGAGGGGTTATCGGTCAGGCTTGCCTGGCAGCCTTTTTTGGAAGGTGGATCCAACCCTTGAGGGAATGCGTGTCCCTGATGTGTGACTCTTCCGATGTTGTGAGTCCATCAGGGGAGCCCATCGAGCCGATGACTGCGCTTCAGGTGCTTGTTGTTACCAATAAGGTGTTGGGTCTGAAATCCTAGCTCATAGGCAAAGACCATTTAGTGGAGTCCCTGAACTTGAAGCCAAGAGGCGACGAGAACTCGGTAGGGTGTCAGTTAT is part of the Miscanthus floridulus cultivar M001 chromosome 9, ASM1932011v1, whole genome shotgun sequence genome and encodes:
- the LOC136480007 gene encoding uncharacterized protein, which produces MVIKANIAGWEINRLLIDYGSSTDIIFVNVFDYMQLSRRQLKPSDSPLMGLYYPYNAIFGRGFANKFNAAIHMGYLCMKMPALHGIITIHGSQKEARNIERAIYKSQRNINSVESAKTSAPEPLDMPKGKIDLKDQEETKSIPLENAVPDRKFTIRGNLSNEEEAELIETLAKNKDVFTWSAFDSQGVKRDIIQHSLDINPKMKPKKQRQRKMSEDRIRAAKAEVQRLQDANVIREVKYSEWMANVVLMSDYLAPAMASNVIA